A DNA window from Novosphingobium sp. RL4 contains the following coding sequences:
- a CDS encoding FAD-dependent oxidoreductase, which translates to MDARFDIVIVGAGMAGASLAARVGAQARVLVIEAEESPGYHATGRSAAFWTESYGGPQVKPLTTASGPELRRLGVLAPRGALTIGRGGQEREISDFAETYGAVGIDVSVLGRAEIAARIPDLRPEWTCGVLEPSTCDIDVARLHQHYLAAARRAGVDLWCRSGLAAVERVSGGWALSLADGRRVGCDLLVDAAGAWADPVAEKAGVRPLGIAAYRRTIAQVAIEPAAPDSLPLVLDVSGTFYFKPESGRLWLSPHDETPSTPCDAAPEELDVALAVDRFEQVVDRRVRRVEHRWAGLRSFAPDRLPVYGFDPGDDAFFWFAGQGGFGIQTAPAAAQLGAALLLGAAGGEIEPAPFAPGRFRRR; encoded by the coding sequence ATGGATGCGAGGTTCGATATCGTCATAGTGGGCGCCGGCATGGCCGGTGCCTCGCTGGCCGCCCGCGTGGGCGCGCAGGCACGGGTGCTGGTGATCGAGGCCGAGGAAAGCCCCGGTTATCACGCCACCGGACGCTCCGCCGCGTTCTGGACCGAAAGCTACGGCGGCCCGCAGGTCAAGCCGCTGACCACCGCCTCCGGCCCGGAACTGCGGCGCCTTGGCGTCCTCGCGCCCCGCGGCGCACTCACCATCGGGCGCGGCGGGCAGGAGCGCGAGATATCCGATTTCGCCGAGACATATGGCGCGGTCGGCATCGATGTCTCGGTGCTGGGGCGTGCGGAAATCGCGGCGCGCATACCCGATCTGCGGCCGGAATGGACTTGCGGCGTGCTGGAACCGAGCACGTGCGACATCGACGTTGCCCGCCTGCACCAGCACTATCTCGCCGCCGCACGCAGGGCCGGCGTGGACCTGTGGTGCCGTTCCGGCCTCGCCGCTGTCGAGCGCGTTTCCGGTGGCTGGGCGCTCTCACTGGCCGACGGCCGCCGCGTGGGCTGCGACCTGCTGGTCGACGCCGCCGGTGCCTGGGCCGATCCGGTGGCGGAGAAGGCGGGGGTGCGCCCGCTCGGTATCGCGGCCTATCGCCGCACGATAGCGCAAGTCGCAATCGAACCTGCCGCGCCAGACAGCCTGCCGCTCGTTCTCGACGTTTCAGGCACGTTCTACTTCAAGCCCGAGAGCGGCCGCCTCTGGCTGAGCCCTCACGACGAGACGCCCAGCACCCCGTGTGACGCCGCGCCCGAGGAACTCGACGTGGCGCTCGCCGTCGACAGGTTCGAGCAGGTCGTGGATCGCCGGGTTCGCCGTGTCGAGCATCGCTGGGCGGGCCTGCGCTCCTTCGCGCCGGATCGCTTGCCGGTCTATGGCTTCGATCCCGGTGACGATGCGTTCTTCTGGTTCGCCGGGCAGGGCGGCTTCGGGATACAGACCGCGCCCGCCGCTGCGCAGCTTGGCGCCGCCCTGCTGCTGGGCGCGGCCGGAGGCGAGATCGAGCCCGCTCCGTTCGCGCCCGGCCGGTTTCGGCGGCGATAG
- a CDS encoding alpha/beta hydrolase, which yields METLENKPVSPEPASAARARRAIPEDAVESRWNGPSGPEPLRRIDWPAPSAPRGSLLFLPGRGDTYEKWLESLDQWHREGWAVSSIDWRGQSLSGRLGFDATTGHVADFGLWIDDLAAFWSAWAAEQPGPHVLVGHSMGGHLAMRAVAQGKVAPDALVLSAPMLGIHPAWLPANLLHVAARGLAALGDPRRPAWKHNEKPGLLPQARSRLLTHDDDRYADEAWWRRERPGIAMGPASWGWIERALASIRLLEGRGVLEAVDVPVLLLATRHDGLVSWPAIRRAARRLPRAELVAFGGESRHEILRESDVVRDRALSAIRDFLNRTAPARG from the coding sequence ATTGAAACCCTTGAGAACAAGCCCGTTTCCCCAGAGCCTGCAAGCGCCGCGCGCGCCCGCCGGGCGATCCCGGAAGATGCGGTGGAAAGCCGCTGGAACGGTCCGTCCGGGCCGGAACCGCTGCGCCGGATCGACTGGCCGGCGCCGTCCGCTCCCCGCGGCTCGCTGCTGTTCCTGCCCGGGCGGGGCGACACTTACGAGAAATGGCTCGAATCGCTTGATCAGTGGCACCGGGAAGGCTGGGCGGTCAGTTCGATCGACTGGCGCGGACAGTCGCTGAGCGGGCGGCTGGGTTTCGATGCCACGACCGGGCACGTCGCCGATTTCGGCCTCTGGATAGACGACCTTGCCGCTTTCTGGAGCGCCTGGGCGGCGGAGCAGCCGGGGCCTCATGTTCTCGTCGGCCATTCGATGGGCGGTCATCTCGCCATGCGGGCGGTGGCGCAGGGCAAGGTCGCCCCGGACGCGCTCGTGCTGTCCGCGCCGATGCTGGGCATCCATCCTGCATGGCTGCCCGCGAACCTGCTCCATGTCGCCGCGCGCGGGCTTGCGGCGCTGGGCGATCCGCGCCGTCCGGCATGGAAGCATAACGAGAAACCGGGGCTGTTGCCGCAGGCCCGCTCACGCCTGCTCACTCATGATGACGACCGCTATGCCGACGAGGCATGGTGGCGCCGCGAACGGCCGGGAATCGCGATGGGCCCGGCAAGCTGGGGCTGGATCGAACGCGCGCTCGCCTCGATACGCCTGCTGGAGGGCAGGGGCGTGCTTGAGGCGGTGGACGTGCCGGTGCTGCTGCTGGCGACACGGCATGACGGGCTGGTGTCCTGGCCCGCGATTCGCCGTGCCGCGCGGCGTTTGCCGAGGGCCGAACTCGTCGCCTTCGGGGGCGAATCGCGCCACGAAATCCTGCGCGAAAGCGATGTCGTGCGAGACCGGGCGCTCTCTGCCATACGGGACTTCCTGAACCGGACTGCGCCCGCTAGGGGCTGA
- a CDS encoding A24 family peptidase, which produces MPGTAFSYALLLALAIALLRAAFTDIRRREIGNGLNLAIALAAPLWWWAAGFGWADIAWQIGLAAVTFALACVLFALRQMGGGDVKLLAALALWFVPASFGQLIVLMAMIGGGASIAMAAFNMERVPGEKLRDALGWLVALGWVWAAGAIVYALAVHRPVVSPERLSAIHAAVPQGWMLALAALAVAALFLSGFRHIMRRQKSRLPIPYGVAISAAALWVMGEQALSTSLVG; this is translated from the coding sequence ATGCCGGGCACAGCCTTTTCGTATGCATTGCTGCTGGCCTTGGCAATCGCCCTGCTGCGCGCCGCCTTCACCGATATCAGGCGGCGGGAGATCGGCAACGGGCTCAATCTCGCCATTGCCCTTGCCGCCCCGCTGTGGTGGTGGGCCGCCGGTTTCGGCTGGGCCGACATCGCATGGCAGATCGGCCTTGCCGCCGTGACTTTCGCGCTGGCCTGCGTGCTGTTCGCGCTGCGCCAGATGGGCGGCGGCGACGTCAAGCTGCTCGCCGCGCTGGCGCTGTGGTTCGTGCCCGCCAGTTTCGGGCAGCTCATCGTGCTGATGGCGATGATCGGCGGCGGCGCCTCGATCGCCATGGCCGCCTTCAACATGGAGCGCGTTCCCGGCGAGAAGCTGCGGGACGCGCTGGGCTGGCTCGTCGCGCTCGGCTGGGTCTGGGCGGCGGGGGCCATCGTCTATGCCCTTGCCGTGCATCGGCCGGTGGTTTCGCCGGAACGACTCTCCGCAATCCATGCGGCGGTCCCGCAGGGCTGGATGCTCGCCCTTGCCGCGCTCGCGGTGGCTGCGCTGTTCCTGTCGGGCTTCCGCCACATCATGCGCCGCCAGAAGTCCCGCCTCCCCATTCCCTACGGAGTCGCGATCTCGGCGGCCGCGCTCTGGGTGATGGGAGAGCAGGCGCTTTCCACCAGCCTTGTTGGATGA
- the cpaB gene encoding Flp pilus assembly protein CpaB has translation MDRKKLVLLATALLIAVVTAMAARSMFAGAAAPQAEAAQQAQPTGPKVLVAQRALPVGTIITADAVSYQDWPKELVKDAYFIDGESDMQKLLGTVVRFQITAGQPVTQGALVAPGDRGFLAAALGPGMRAVTIPVSAKTGVGGFVFPGDHVDLVLTQEVRGSDGGDALRASETILRNLRVLATDQATDNEVVDGKTVVHAFSTVTLEVTPRIAEKVAVAQEIGTLSLSLRAIADNQGEFERILASGDIKVPEGATREQEEKIMKQAMERPLEGISTYMTGGDVSRFQRSSRPATSTEVAARTVTVASAPQGPSSAAPVRTGPVVRVTRGKETVEVPVSSR, from the coding sequence ATGGATAGGAAGAAGCTGGTGCTGCTGGCCACCGCGCTGCTGATTGCAGTGGTGACCGCGATGGCAGCCCGCTCGATGTTCGCCGGGGCAGCCGCGCCCCAGGCGGAGGCCGCCCAGCAGGCCCAGCCGACCGGCCCCAAGGTCCTCGTCGCCCAGCGCGCCCTGCCGGTGGGCACGATCATCACCGCGGACGCCGTGTCCTATCAGGACTGGCCGAAGGAACTGGTGAAGGACGCCTATTTCATCGACGGCGAATCCGACATGCAGAAGCTGCTCGGCACCGTCGTCCGCTTCCAGATCACCGCCGGCCAGCCGGTGACGCAGGGCGCGCTGGTGGCGCCGGGCGATCGCGGCTTCCTTGCCGCCGCGCTCGGCCCCGGCATGCGCGCCGTGACCATTCCCGTATCCGCCAAGACCGGCGTGGGCGGCTTCGTCTTTCCCGGCGACCATGTAGACCTCGTGCTGACGCAGGAAGTGCGCGGCAGCGACGGCGGCGACGCCCTGCGCGCCTCGGAAACGATCCTGCGCAACCTGCGCGTGCTCGCCACCGACCAGGCCACCGACAACGAAGTGGTGGACGGCAAGACCGTGGTTCACGCCTTCAGCACCGTCACGCTCGAAGTCACGCCGCGCATCGCCGAGAAAGTCGCCGTGGCGCAGGAGATCGGCACGCTCAGCCTCTCGCTGCGCGCCATAGCCGACAACCAGGGCGAGTTCGAGCGCATCCTCGCCAGCGGCGACATCAAGGTGCCCGAAGGCGCGACCCGCGAGCAGGAAGAGAAGATCATGAAGCAGGCCATGGAGCGCCCGCTCGAAGGGATCTCCACTTACATGACCGGCGGCGACGTTTCCCGCTTCCAGCGCTCCAGCCGCCCGGCGACGAGCACGGAAGTGGCCGCGCGCACGGTCACTGTCGCCAGCGCGCCGCAGGGCCCGTCCTCGGCGGCGCCGGTCCGCACGGGGCCCGTCGTCCGCGTCACGCGCGGCAAGGAAACCGTCGAAGTCCCCGTGAGCAGCCGCTGA
- a CDS encoding type II and III secretion system protein family protein — MQTRLLKSMLVAACAIAPLASPIAATPASAQSVVQPAQDLTLSIGNGQLVNVPGAMADVFVANDAVADVQVKSARQLYVFGKAGGTTTVYASNSAGAVIWSATVRVGSNLDSVDAMLRLAMPEAKIGVSTMGSNTFLLTGTIKTPEDAAEAERLVQAYAGKDSNVISRLRMATPLQVNLQVRIAEVSRSLVKSLQTNLTTVDSTGGFKFGVGQGRSGWFEQHVPGGSLGTATPPDGASGVNPITTGSTLAAAGKLFGVNILGSLDAGETIGLVTTLAQPNLTALSGETAEFLAGGEYPIPISQALGTTSIEYKKYGVSLSYSPTVLANGRISMRVRPEVSELSSQGAVNFNGYEVPALTVRRTETTVELGSGQSFMIAGLLSNNSQNTIQKLPGAGDLPILGSLFRSTSYKRGETELVIIVTPYLVNPVDASQIVLPTDGFNAPNDLQRLLGNMESDGVSKGKGSQPAAAAAPGIGDADGSAPAQGKSKRSAATGTAPQPGFSLK; from the coding sequence ATGCAGACGCGCCTTCTCAAGTCCATGCTGGTCGCCGCCTGCGCGATTGCGCCGCTGGCCTCGCCGATCGCGGCAACGCCCGCCAGCGCCCAGTCCGTCGTCCAGCCCGCACAAGATCTCACGCTCTCGATCGGCAACGGCCAGCTCGTCAACGTGCCGGGCGCCATGGCCGACGTCTTCGTCGCCAATGACGCTGTGGCCGACGTGCAGGTCAAATCCGCCCGCCAGCTCTACGTCTTCGGCAAGGCGGGAGGCACCACTACCGTCTACGCCAGCAATTCGGCGGGCGCGGTGATCTGGTCGGCAACCGTCCGGGTCGGCTCCAACCTCGACAGCGTGGACGCCATGCTGCGGCTCGCCATGCCCGAGGCAAAGATCGGCGTTTCCACGATGGGCTCAAACACCTTCCTGCTTACGGGAACGATCAAGACCCCGGAAGACGCGGCCGAGGCCGAGCGCCTCGTCCAGGCCTACGCGGGCAAGGATTCGAACGTCATCAGCCGCCTGCGCATGGCGACCCCGCTTCAGGTCAACCTCCAGGTCCGCATCGCCGAAGTCAGCCGCTCGCTGGTGAAGTCGCTCCAGACCAACCTGACCACCGTGGACAGCACGGGCGGGTTCAAGTTCGGCGTCGGCCAGGGCCGCAGCGGATGGTTCGAGCAGCATGTCCCGGGCGGATCTCTCGGCACAGCCACTCCGCCCGACGGCGCTTCCGGCGTCAATCCGATCACCACCGGTTCCACTCTTGCCGCAGCGGGCAAGCTGTTCGGGGTCAACATCCTCGGTTCGCTCGACGCGGGCGAGACCATCGGCCTCGTCACCACGCTCGCCCAGCCCAACCTCACCGCCCTTTCAGGCGAGACGGCGGAGTTCCTGGCGGGCGGTGAATATCCGATCCCGATCAGCCAGGCCCTCGGCACCACCTCGATCGAATACAAGAAGTACGGTGTCAGCCTCAGCTATTCGCCCACGGTGCTGGCCAACGGCCGTATCTCGATGCGCGTGCGCCCAGAGGTTTCCGAGCTTTCGAGCCAGGGCGCGGTCAATTTCAACGGGTACGAAGTGCCGGCACTCACCGTGCGCCGCACCGAGACGACCGTGGAACTCGGCTCGGGCCAGAGCTTCATGATCGCGGGCCTGCTGAGCAACAATTCGCAGAACACCATCCAGAAGCTGCCGGGCGCGGGCGACCTGCCGATCCTCGGCTCGCTGTTCCGCTCGACCAGCTACAAACGCGGCGAGACCGAACTGGTCATCATCGTCACGCCCTATCTCGTCAACCCGGTGGACGCCTCGCAGATCGTGCTGCCGACAGACGGCTTCAACGCGCCGAACGACCTGCAACGCCTCCTCGGCAACATGGAGAGCGATGGGGTGAGCAAGGGCAAGGGCAGCCAGCCCGCCGCAGCAGCAGCGCCGGGAATCGGCGATGCCGACGGGTCCGCTCCTGCACAGGGCAAGTCGAAGCGCTCCGCCGCCACTGGCACCGCCCCCCAGCCCGGCTTCAGCCTGAAGTGA
- a CDS encoding CpaD family pilus assembly protein: MSIQIARSGRLVAGSIALSLGLLVAGCGGMATNRSMNSVHQPVVEKVNYTLDLATNGNGAGDSGLAQGEQSRLAGWFDAMGLKYGDRVFIDDPSRNPAVRSAVEAVAGRYGLTLAEGTPVTEGYVTAGSARIVVARTRASVPGCPDWSAKSDFNPNNGLTSNYGCATNSNLAAMIANPEDLLHGAQTTGQTTVMSASKAIDAYRNAAPTGGATVKATSSKDN, from the coding sequence ATGTCCATCCAGATTGCGCGGTCCGGGCGCCTCGTCGCCGGCTCGATCGCCCTCTCGCTCGGCCTGCTCGTAGCCGGTTGCGGCGGCATGGCCACCAACCGTTCGATGAACAGCGTGCACCAGCCGGTCGTCGAGAAAGTGAACTACACGCTCGACCTCGCCACGAACGGCAATGGAGCGGGCGACAGCGGGCTGGCACAGGGCGAGCAGAGCCGTCTTGCCGGCTGGTTCGACGCGATGGGACTCAAGTACGGCGACCGCGTCTTCATCGACGATCCCTCGCGCAATCCAGCCGTGCGCAGCGCGGTGGAAGCCGTGGCCGGACGTTACGGCCTGACCCTGGCCGAGGGCACACCCGTTACCGAGGGATATGTCACCGCCGGCAGCGCACGCATCGTGGTGGCCCGTACCCGGGCGTCGGTGCCCGGCTGCCCTGACTGGTCTGCCAAGAGCGACTTCAATCCGAACAACGGCCTCACCAGCAATTACGGCTGCGCCACCAATTCCAATCTCGCCGCGATGATCGCCAACCCGGAGGACCTGCTCCACGGCGCGCAGACGACCGGCCAGACCACGGTGATGAGCGCATCCAAGGCGATCGACGCCTATCGTAACGCGGCGCCAACCGGCGGGGCCACCGTCAAGGCGACTTCCAGCAAGGACAACTGA
- a CDS encoding pilus assembly protein CpaE: MNAPWKSGGPSGRDPFAAYLCDEASLDVLRPIALEMGWQPEKCNKGGLRNAVQSLSITASPNILLVDLSESGDPLNDINALAEVCEPGTVVIAIGQVNDVRLYRDLLASGIHDYLLKPLSPGQVRDALAHAQAVFSAPRPSEAGSAGTHVSTAVIGTRGGVGASTLATSIAWLFSADNKLPTALLDLDIHFGTGALCLDLEPGRGLTDAIENPSRIDGLFIERAMIRANDNLALLSAEAPISTPLMTDGAAFLQLEEEFRQAFEMTVIDMPRNMLINFPQLVANVNVVVLVVELSLASARDTIRILSWLKANAPQARVILVANKVQPSLAEITRADFEASIEAPIQLSIPYDLKAASMAAKLGQTFADANRSNRAGAAMRDLSRLIIEVGGEAAELASAGKAQPGKSTAGKTSLLGKFDLKSFMGKAARKETAAR, encoded by the coding sequence ATGAACGCACCCTGGAAATCCGGTGGCCCGAGCGGACGCGACCCCTTCGCCGCCTATCTCTGCGACGAGGCCTCGCTCGACGTGCTGCGCCCGATTGCCCTCGAAATGGGCTGGCAGCCGGAGAAGTGCAACAAGGGGGGGCTGCGCAACGCGGTCCAGTCCCTGTCGATCACGGCGAGCCCGAACATCCTGCTGGTGGACCTGTCGGAAAGCGGCGATCCGCTGAACGACATCAACGCGCTGGCCGAAGTCTGCGAGCCGGGCACGGTGGTGATCGCCATCGGCCAGGTCAACGACGTGCGCCTCTACCGCGACCTGCTCGCCAGCGGCATTCACGACTACCTGCTCAAGCCCCTCTCGCCCGGGCAGGTGCGCGATGCGCTGGCCCATGCGCAGGCCGTGTTCTCCGCACCGCGCCCGTCGGAGGCCGGTTCCGCCGGAACCCATGTTTCCACCGCCGTGATCGGCACGCGCGGCGGTGTCGGCGCATCCACGCTGGCCACTTCGATCGCATGGCTGTTCAGCGCCGACAACAAGCTGCCGACCGCCCTGCTCGACCTCGACATCCATTTCGGCACCGGCGCGCTCTGCCTCGATCTCGAACCGGGCCGCGGCCTGACCGACGCGATCGAGAACCCCAGCCGCATCGACGGCCTGTTCATCGAACGCGCCATGATCCGGGCCAACGACAATCTCGCGCTGCTTTCGGCCGAAGCGCCGATCAGCACCCCGCTGATGACCGACGGCGCCGCCTTCCTCCAGCTTGAGGAAGAGTTCCGGCAGGCCTTCGAGATGACCGTGATCGACATGCCGCGCAACATGCTGATCAACTTCCCCCAGCTCGTCGCCAATGTGAACGTGGTGGTGCTGGTGGTCGAACTCAGCCTCGCCTCGGCGCGCGACACGATCCGCATCCTGTCCTGGCTCAAGGCGAATGCGCCGCAGGCCCGCGTGATCCTGGTGGCCAACAAGGTCCAGCCGAGCCTTGCGGAAATCACCCGCGCCGATTTCGAGGCCTCGATCGAGGCGCCGATCCAGCTTTCGATCCCCTATGACCTCAAGGCCGCCTCGATGGCAGCCAAGCTCGGCCAGACTTTTGCCGATGCCAACCGCTCGAACCGGGCGGGTGCGGCGATGCGCGACCTGTCGCGCCTCATCATCGAGGTAGGCGGCGAGGCGGCGGAACTGGCCTCTGCCGGAAAGGCGCAGCCCGGCAAGAGCACCGCCGGCAAGACGTCGCTGCTCGGCAAGTTCGATCTCAAGTCCTTCATGGGCAAGGCCGCCCGGAAGGAAACCGCCGCCCGCTGA
- a CDS encoding type II secretion system F family protein has protein sequence MNMMQLLLVAVGLLSMIGLILAAFSGPSPAKESSRRLKAVRYRHSQSATDRMEAQMRKAVAARKPKVHRTAGSGSRIDALALRLHRSGRSWTLKQYISVSAGVGLFVAALVFLKSGAPLLALAVGLFIGGGVPHFVLNKLIARRTNGFIVKFADAIELLVRGLRSGLPVTETLGVVAKEIPGPVGQEFKLVTERIKIGKTMEDALQETADRLEIPEFNFFCITLAIQRETGGNLAETLANLADVLRKRAQMKLKIRAMSSESKASAYIVGALPFIVFGMIWWINPGYIGKFFIDERLMVAGMGGAVWMGIGAFIMAKMVSFEI, from the coding sequence ATGAACATGATGCAGCTTCTGCTGGTGGCGGTTGGCCTGCTGAGCATGATCGGGCTCATCCTGGCGGCATTCTCCGGCCCGTCTCCGGCCAAGGAATCGTCGCGCCGGCTGAAGGCCGTCCGCTATCGCCATTCGCAGAGCGCGACGGACCGGATGGAAGCGCAGATGCGCAAGGCCGTGGCGGCCCGCAAGCCCAAGGTCCACCGCACGGCGGGCTCGGGCTCTCGGATCGACGCGCTGGCCCTGCGCCTGCACCGCTCCGGCAGGAGCTGGACGCTGAAGCAGTACATCTCCGTTTCGGCCGGAGTGGGCCTGTTCGTCGCCGCGCTCGTCTTTCTGAAGTCCGGCGCCCCGCTGCTGGCGCTGGCGGTGGGCCTGTTCATCGGCGGCGGCGTGCCGCACTTCGTGCTGAACAAGCTGATCGCGCGGCGCACCAACGGCTTCATCGTCAAGTTCGCAGACGCCATCGAACTGCTCGTGCGCGGCCTGCGCTCCGGCCTGCCCGTCACCGAGACGCTGGGCGTGGTCGCCAAGGAAATTCCCGGCCCGGTGGGCCAGGAATTCAAGCTCGTGACCGAGCGCATCAAGATCGGCAAGACCATGGAGGACGCCCTCCAGGAAACCGCCGATCGGCTCGAAATCCCGGAATTCAACTTCTTCTGCATCACGCTGGCGATCCAGCGGGAAACCGGCGGCAACCTCGCCGAAACCCTTGCGAACCTTGCCGACGTACTGCGCAAGCGCGCCCAGATGAAGCTCAAGATCCGCGCGATGAGCTCGGAATCGAAGGCTTCGGCCTATATCGTCGGCGCCCTGCCCTTCATCGTCTTCGGCATGATCTGGTGGATCAACCCCGGCTACATCGGCAAGTTCTTCATCGACGAGCGCCTGATGGTCGCCGGCATGGGCGGCGCGGTGTGGATGGGGATCGGCGCCTTCATCATGGCCAAGATGGTCAGCTTCGAGATCTGA
- a CDS encoding type II secretion system F family protein: MPNQPAGPTLLGFDVIFVGTLLAIVAAASVLLAIYAAVTVRDPMAKRVKALNQRREALKAGIATAPRKRQSVVRRNDTTDRMGAFLGSLKVLQDSQLRDIEQKLAQAGIRNKEWAVAVVFARLVAPIVMGGTAALVIYAIDYFPEWSSFKKFMGFAAMLIAGYKGPDIFIKNMITKRTDAIRKGLPDALDLLVICAEAGLTVDAAFDRVARELGRAYPELGEEFSLASIELSFLTERRQAFENLAYRVDLDAMRGVVTTMIQTERYGTPLASALRVLSAEFRNERMMRAEEKAARLPAIMTVPLILFILPTLFVVILGPAACSIADAFSGGDPHPPPSH, encoded by the coding sequence ATGCCAAACCAACCCGCCGGTCCGACGCTCCTCGGCTTCGACGTGATCTTCGTCGGCACGCTGCTCGCCATCGTTGCCGCCGCCTCGGTGCTGCTGGCGATCTATGCCGCGGTCACCGTGCGCGATCCCATGGCCAAGCGCGTGAAAGCGCTGAACCAGCGCCGCGAAGCGCTCAAGGCCGGGATCGCCACCGCCCCGCGCAAGCGCCAGAGCGTGGTCCGCCGCAACGATACGACCGACCGCATGGGCGCCTTCCTCGGCTCGCTCAAGGTGCTTCAGGACAGCCAGCTTCGCGACATCGAGCAGAAGCTGGCGCAAGCGGGCATCCGCAACAAGGAATGGGCCGTCGCGGTCGTCTTCGCCCGTCTCGTCGCACCGATCGTGATGGGCGGCACCGCCGCGCTGGTCATCTACGCGATCGACTATTTTCCCGAATGGAGCAGCTTCAAGAAGTTCATGGGCTTCGCCGCGATGCTGATCGCCGGCTACAAGGGCCCGGACATCTTCATCAAGAACATGATCACCAAGCGGACCGATGCGATCCGCAAGGGCCTGCCCGACGCGCTCGACCTGCTGGTGATCTGCGCGGAGGCGGGCCTCACCGTCGACGCCGCCTTCGACCGTGTCGCCCGCGAACTGGGCCGCGCCTACCCCGAACTGGGCGAGGAGTTCTCGCTCGCCTCGATCGAGCTCTCGTTCCTCACCGAGCGTCGGCAGGCGTTCGAGAACCTCGCTTACCGCGTCGATCTCGACGCGATGCGCGGCGTCGTCACCACCATGATCCAGACCGAGCGCTATGGCACCCCGCTCGCCTCGGCGCTCCGCGTGCTTTCGGCAGAATTCCGCAACGAACGCATGATGCGCGCCGAGGAGAAGGCCGCGCGCCTGCCCGCGATCATGACCGTTCCGCTGATCCTGTTCATCCTGCCCACGCTCTTCGTGGTCATCCTCGGCCCGGCGGCCTGCTCGATCGCGGACGCATTCTCCGGCGGAGACCCGCACCCGCCGCCGTCGCACTGA
- a CDS encoding S-methyl-5'-thioadenosine phosphorylase (Catalyzes the reversible phosphorolysis of 5'-deoxy-5'- methylthioadenosine (MTA) to adenine and 5-methylthio-D-ribose-1- phosphate) has translation MRAEKSSFWHIGIIGGSGLAAGIELEDAQEIAVSSPFGQASGPVTTGRLGEVRFTFIARHGAGHAIPPSAVNYRANIDVLKRCGVTDVLALSAIGSLREEMAPGHIVMVDQFIDRTAGRAGSFFGTGLVAHVSLADPTCPRLSAMAGAAAELAGAHVHPGGCYLAMEGPQFSTRAESRMYRGWGADVIGMTAMPEARLAREAELPYAVLGMVTDYDSWREEEAGVEVSHVLEVMHANARLARHALRALAASLPARREPSPIDTALEHALITAPEARDPALVARLDAVACRLFGERD, from the coding sequence TTGCGCGCTGAGAAAAGCAGCTTCTGGCACATCGGCATCATCGGCGGCTCCGGCCTGGCTGCCGGCATCGAACTGGAGGATGCGCAGGAGATCGCCGTCTCCAGCCCCTTCGGCCAGGCGTCCGGCCCGGTTACGACCGGGCGGCTGGGCGAGGTGCGCTTCACGTTCATCGCCCGCCACGGCGCCGGCCATGCGATACCGCCGTCGGCCGTGAACTACCGCGCGAATATCGACGTGCTCAAGCGTTGCGGCGTGACGGACGTTCTGGCGCTCTCGGCGATCGGTTCGCTGCGCGAGGAGATGGCGCCGGGCCATATCGTCATGGTGGACCAGTTCATCGACCGCACGGCGGGCCGTGCCGGCAGCTTTTTCGGCACCGGCCTTGTCGCGCATGTCAGCCTTGCAGATCCGACCTGTCCGCGGCTTTCGGCCATGGCCGGGGCGGCGGCGGAGCTGGCGGGCGCGCACGTGCATCCGGGCGGATGCTACCTTGCCATGGAAGGGCCGCAATTCTCGACCCGCGCGGAAAGCCGCATGTATCGCGGCTGGGGTGCGGACGTCATCGGCATGACCGCCATGCCCGAGGCGCGACTCGCCCGTGAGGCGGAACTGCCTTACGCCGTGCTGGGCATGGTTACCGACTACGATTCATGGCGCGAGGAAGAGGCCGGCGTCGAAGTGAGCCATGTCCTGGAGGTCATGCATGCCAATGCCCGCCTGGCGCGTCACGCGCTGAGGGCGCTGGCTGCCAGCCTGCCTGCGCGGCGGGAGCCGAGCCCGATCGACACCGCGCTCGAACATGCGCTCATAACCGCTCCGGAAGCCCGCGATCCGGCGCTCGTCGCCCGGCTGGACGCAGTGGCCTGCCGTTTGTTCGGCGAGCGGGACTGA